A window of Zingiber officinale cultivar Zhangliang chromosome 5A, Zo_v1.1, whole genome shotgun sequence contains these coding sequences:
- the LOC121983322 gene encoding VQ motif-containing protein 22-like, translating to MDAAREASSSPAQWVPFGGGNEALPPSFDAATESTAVAAASSGGKVARPARRRTRVSRKAPVTLLNTDTANFRAMVQQFTGFPSGQQYGPSVHDAPPAAVMPPPTLHFPQPQLFLEQPQLQFPRFHHHQQQQQQFPKANEAFFQPNNSDPTTSSEMAELFLFGPGPAQPNSDSGNFRWH from the coding sequence ATGGACGCAGCGAGGGAGGCGTCCTCGAGCCCCGCCCAGTGGGTCCCGTTCGGCGGGGGCAACGAGGCCCTGCCTCCTTCGTTCGACGCGGCGACGGAGTCCACCGCGGTGGCGGCCGCGTCGTCGGGCGGGAAGGTGGCGCGGCCGGCGAGGCGGCGGACGAGGGTGTCGAGGAAGGCGCCGGTGACGCTGCTCAACACCGACACCGCCAACTTCCGCGCGATGGTGCAGCAGTTCACCGGCTTCCCGTCCGGCCAACAGTACGGGCCGAGCGTCCACGACGCGCCGCCGGCCGCCGTGATGCCTCCTCCGACGCTGCACTTCCCGCAGCCGCAGCTGTTCCTGGAGCAGCCGCAGCTCCAGTTCCCGCGTTTCCATCAtcatcagcagcagcagcagcaattTCCGAAGGCGAACGAAGCATTTTTCCAGCCCAATAATTCCGACCCAACAACTAGTTCGGAGATGGCCGAGTTGTTCTTGTTCGGCCCAGGACCGGCCCAGCCCAATAGCGACAGCGGCAACTTCCGGTGGCATTAA